TTCATGTGATATATAGGATTAAATCTAGCAATATTTAACAGACTTTGTGGAAACAATGTTGTTGGTAAAAACGCCCCACCTAAAATTAGCAAAGGAACGCCAAAAGCTGCTACTAAAGAATTGACATCTTCAATTCGCCTAGCCAATTGCGTACCCAAAATAAAACCCAAACCAACGTAAGCAGCAATACTTAGAAAAATAATGCTCAAACCTAATAAAATTGAACCCTTGAAAGTTGCACCCCAAAAAGCTGCGATCGCATAAATTAATAAAGCCTGACCGATACCAATGCAACTATGCGCTAGAAAAATACCCAGAAAATAGGATATTCCACTCAAAGGAGAGATAAAAAGACGTTTGAGAGTTTGCTGTTCCCTTTCCGCAACCACAGTAGACACCGTACCACCCAAGCAACTAAAAAACAAAGCTGCACCCACCAAAGTTGAGGGAGCAGCATAAGAAAAAGCATCAGCAAGAGATAATTGCGCTCGTTCGGCTAAAATAAACCCGCTCAAAGTCAGCACAGAAATTGGGAAGATACTCCAAAAAATCAAACTGCGCCTACGGCGTAATAGTTCAATTAAAATGCGTTTGCTAACTGCGATCGTTTCACGCCAGTATTTCATAGGGAGTGGGGAGTAGGGAGTGGGGAAGATGGGGGAGATGGGGGAGATGAGGAACAGGGGAGAAGAAACTAATGACTAATGACTAATGACTAATGACAACTGACCAATTTAAAACTTTTGTCCAGTAGTAAGTTCAAATCTGATTTCTCCTTGGTCGTTCACTCCTAAGTCGCCGCGAAATAAGCCGAAGGAGGAGTTGAGGCGAACTCCTACGCCGTAGCCAAAGCCGCTTCCTGGTTTATTTCTGACTTCACCCGGTTCTCCGATAACTGTTTTACCTGAACCAAAATCTGAGGCGAAATCAGTAAACACAACTCCGCCAAGTGACTCCACTATAGGGAAACGATACTCTACAGAAGCTAAACCATAACTGCGACCACTGGCGAGTTTTCCTGAACTGTAACCACGTACAGAATTGATTCCACCTAAGTTAAAAGCATCAGCCGGGGGGAAATCTCCAAAAATTGTCCCTAGTTGCAAATTGACTGCCACCATTTCTGGATTATCTATGTAATTCTGTTTACCTAACCATGTGACTGGGAGATATTGAATATAGTTTCCCTGGATGCGATTACTAAAAATGTTACCCAGACCTAAAGGTATGGCTTGTTCTGTGCTGAGGGTGAGAATAGAACCTTGTGTCGGGTTGGAGCGGCGATCGCGTAAATCTCTAGTCACAGCAAAGGATAATGTAAATAGGTCATCAATCCCTTTACCACTTACAGAAAGAGGATTACCAAATTCATCAACCTGAGCGACATTGTAATCTTTATCACGTAAGCTAATGCGAGTATAGTTAAGCCCTAAAGCTGCATCCCACTCATCAAAAGAACGCAGTACAGCCACAGAACCACCAAATCTACCTTCCCTGGTTCTGTCGCCGTTAGGTAGTTTCACTTCATCATCAAATGTAGCGGATATGCGGCGATCGCGGAAAGCCCTGACACTATAACCTAAACGTTCTGGTTCCCCCGGACGATAAGGACTAATAAATTGGCTACTAAATTGCACATCCTTACCGCTAACTTGTATATTTGTCGCCAGTTGGTCATTCAAACCACTAATATTGGCATCCCTATAACCTACCTGACCATATAAGCCGATATCATCATTAATACCAGCGCCAAAATTCCAACTAGGATAGCGGCGTTCTTTAATATCATAAATAACACTCACCCCAAAAGGACTGTCTTCTCGATAAGCCCTAACATCAGTGAATGATTCTAGCTTCCTCAATCGTTGCAAATCCGCCTGTAGTGCTTGATCACTATATATCTGACCAGGCTGGAGTTTTAACAAACTCAAAATAAAATCTTTTTGAGTGCGTCCTTCTACAGGTTGTCCTTGGTCATCAACTGACTGGTTGTTGTCATTAAGAAAGCGAATTTGCACATCCTTAACAATTATTTGAGAAAATTCATCCGCTTCAGGAACGCCCACATAATCCCCATATTTGGCATATCCATCAATAAATACAGGAACATTAGCCAGTACTGGCTGGCATTCCCAACTCACTAATAGCCCCACCACCAAAATTACAACTATTGGAACACGCATATTGGCAACTAATTAGTGTTATTAATTTTGCCTCATTTTGGTCGGTATAAGCAACTAATTAGTCATTAGTCCATAGTCAACAGTCATTAGTTTTTCTCCTCTGTTCCTCTGCTCCCCTACTCCCCCCTCTTCCTCATCTTTCGGCTTTAGCCGCAGGCGATGACGAACTATTCTGTTAATTCTTCTGGAGTCAAGTGAGAGTTGACAACTTGTCCGTCTTTAAACCAGACGATGCGCTTAGTTTGACGAGCAACTTCTGGTTCGTGTGTCACCATAACTACAGTAATGCCACCATCATTCAATTCTGTGAAAATATTTAAAACTTCTTGGGTGGTGCGCGAATCGAGTGCGCCTGTGGGTTCGTCTGCTAAAAGGACTACAGGACGATTAACAATAGCACGGGCGATCGCAACTCTTTGTTGTTGTCCCCCCGATAGTTGAGTGGGTTTGTTGTTGAGGCGTTTTTCTAAGCCTACACGAATCAAGGCTTCCGTAGCGCGATCGCGTCTTTCATTTGGGTTGACATCAGCATATACCATCGGTAGCATGACGTTTTCTAAAGCTGAGAGTTGCGGTAGAAGATGGAATTGTTGAAATACAAACCCTAATTTTCTATTGCGGATATGTGCCAAATCTGCATCATTCATTTGCGCCACATCCACATTATCTAAATAATAATGTCCTCCCGTTGGACGATCTAAACAGCCAATAATATTCATCGCTGTAGATTTACCAGAACCAGAAGGCCCCATAATCGAACAATACTCACCCTCATTGATCACCAAATTCACATCATTTAAAGCTTTGACTTCTGTTTCGCCAGTACCATAAATTTTAAAGATGTTTTCTAAACGAATAATTGCTGATTTTGGTACAGGATTAGGAACTAAGGAGTCAGTGAAGGAAATAGTCTTTGCCATAATCATTCAGTTATTAATTTAAGGATAAATATTTATCAGCTATTAAACATTTATTATGTTTATCTTGTCTAACCTACATCAGCCAAAAATAGTGCTTGTGTTTCCACTATAGCTTGGATAAAATCAACCATCTTTCCAAACACTTTTCCTCAAGTGTTTTCAGTTACAGTTCTGTCAACCATCATTAAGCCACAATGTTTTGAAAGCCTGTTTCTGTCAGATGTTCCCTGCTATACATGAAACCCCGAATTATTGTTTGTGGCTTAGGACGAACTGGATATAAAATCTTCCGTTTGCTGAGACAGCAGGGTGCGTTTGTCGTCGGTATTCATCACAAACCCATTCCTGGCGAAGCTGGAGGAGATGTAATTGTTGGTAATCTACATACGGTTGCTACTCTTAGTGCCGCAGGTATTAATCAAGCAAATACTTTAGTGATTGCTGGCTCGGATGATGAAGTGAACTTAGCAA
Above is a genomic segment from Nostoc sp. MS1 containing:
- a CDS encoding BamA/TamA family outer membrane protein; translation: MRVPIVVILVVGLLVSWECQPVLANVPVFIDGYAKYGDYVGVPEADEFSQIIVKDVQIRFLNDNNQSVDDQGQPVEGRTQKDFILSLLKLQPGQIYSDQALQADLQRLRKLESFTDVRAYREDSPFGVSVIYDIKERRYPSWNFGAGINDDIGLYGQVGYRDANISGLNDQLATNIQVSGKDVQFSSQFISPYRPGEPERLGYSVRAFRDRRISATFDDEVKLPNGDRTREGRFGGSVAVLRSFDEWDAALGLNYTRISLRDKDYNVAQVDEFGNPLSVSGKGIDDLFTLSFAVTRDLRDRRSNPTQGSILTLSTEQAIPLGLGNIFSNRIQGNYIQYLPVTWLGKQNYIDNPEMVAVNLQLGTIFGDFPPADAFNLGGINSVRGYSSGKLASGRSYGLASVEYRFPIVESLGGVVFTDFASDFGSGKTVIGEPGEVRNKPGSGFGYGVGVRLNSSFGLFRGDLGVNDQGEIRFELTTGQKF
- a CDS encoding ABC transporter permease, giving the protein MKYWRETIAVSKRILIELLRRRRSLIFWSIFPISVLTLSGFILAERAQLSLADAFSYAAPSTLVGAALFFSCLGGTVSTVVAEREQQTLKRLFISPLSGISYFLGIFLAHSCIGIGQALLIYAIAAFWGATFKGSILLGLSIIFLSIAAYVGLGFILGTQLARRIEDVNSLVAAFGVPLLILGGAFLPTTLFPQSLLNIARFNPIYHMNEALVAVSSQNVALDKITSHFNFLLLFAVVMVIGGWLSYQRMLIVEKRL
- a CDS encoding ABC transporter ATP-binding protein; translation: MAKTISFTDSLVPNPVPKSAIIRLENIFKIYGTGETEVKALNDVNLVINEGEYCSIMGPSGSGKSTAMNIIGCLDRPTGGHYYLDNVDVAQMNDADLAHIRNRKLGFVFQQFHLLPQLSALENVMLPMVYADVNPNERRDRATEALIRVGLEKRLNNKPTQLSGGQQQRVAIARAIVNRPVVLLADEPTGALDSRTTQEVLNIFTELNDGGITVVMVTHEPEVARQTKRIVWFKDGQVVNSHLTPEELTE